A region of Blattabacterium cuenoti STAT DNA encodes the following proteins:
- the rnr gene encoding ribonuclease R — protein MFYHEKRNKKKYYNNLYTGLINITNHGYAFVHVNYFQKDIFIPKNKTNRALEGDLVKIKFSYCNKKRTKIKGEVLKIIKRKTKQFIGILKKSNIQSNNKYGIVHNNNIHVDILVPMKKLEKYHHNDKVLVQFISWPKKLKNPLGKIIKVFGSSGEYNTEIYSLLKENGISSNFSEKIENEAKEIFSKQLIDLSLRRDMRNVNTFTIDPLNAKDFDDALSIRKLNYDIWEIGVHISDVSHYIKEGSLLDQEAYSRATSIYFVGKVIPMLPKILSDNLCSLQPKKDKLSFSYIFNINSQGKILKSWFGKTIIQSNRKFTYEEVQYIIEQKKGDYYEDIYTLFSFSKILIQNRLKNGGIYLEKVEVKFHLDEKNNPISLHLEKNNDAHRLIEEFMLLTNRKISEFVSLNLDGKPSNKLYIYRVHDKPDFQKIFSLKKIIEPLGYFLDLKNIKTSINHLLKKIKGKPEQNMIENLILRSMSKAKYSTKNIGHYGLSFICYTHFTSPIRRYSDIIAHRLLYYYLTINKKRNQNEKQKLNTTEFYEKQTQYCSHKERLAIDIEREFLKFLQVKYIKKFIGKEFYGIITGFTDWSVYIDLLLFQTEGMVKLRDIKEDSYILNSNNYSIIGKKTKKIYYLGDKVKVKLMDVDIEKKQIILDWINHAMI, from the coding sequence TAAAAAAAGAACAAAAATAAAAGGAGAAGTATTAAAAATTATAAAAAGAAAAACTAAACAATTCATTGGAATATTAAAAAAATCGAACATTCAATCCAATAATAAATACGGAATTGTACATAATAATAATATTCATGTAGATATTCTAGTTCCCATGAAAAAATTGGAAAAGTATCATCATAATGACAAAGTTTTGGTTCAATTTATATCATGGCCTAAGAAATTAAAGAATCCTTTGGGAAAAATTATAAAAGTATTCGGATCTTCTGGAGAATATAATACAGAAATTTATTCTTTATTAAAAGAAAATGGAATATCCTCTAATTTTTCAGAAAAAATAGAAAATGAAGCTAAAGAAATTTTTTCTAAACAACTTATAGATTTAAGCCTTAGAAGAGATATGCGAAATGTAAATACTTTTACTATAGACCCCTTAAACGCAAAAGATTTTGATGATGCACTTTCTATTAGAAAATTGAATTATGATATTTGGGAAATAGGAGTACATATTTCTGATGTTTCTCATTATATAAAAGAAGGAAGTTTATTAGATCAAGAAGCATATTCACGTGCTACATCAATTTATTTTGTGGGTAAGGTTATTCCTATGCTTCCAAAAATATTATCTGATAATCTTTGTTCTTTACAACCAAAAAAAGACAAATTAAGTTTTTCTTATATTTTTAATATAAATAGTCAAGGAAAAATATTAAAAAGTTGGTTTGGAAAAACTATAATACAATCTAATCGAAAATTTACATATGAAGAAGTTCAGTATATCATAGAACAAAAAAAAGGAGATTATTACGAAGATATTTACACATTATTTTCATTTTCTAAAATATTAATTCAAAATCGATTGAAAAATGGAGGAATTTATTTAGAAAAAGTAGAAGTTAAATTTCATCTAGATGAAAAAAACAATCCGATATCTTTACACTTGGAAAAAAATAACGATGCTCATCGTTTGATTGAAGAATTTATGTTGTTAACTAATCGAAAAATTTCAGAATTTGTTAGCTTAAATTTGGATGGAAAACCTTCTAATAAACTCTATATTTACAGAGTACATGACAAACCTGATTTTCAAAAAATTTTTTCTCTTAAAAAAATTATAGAACCTTTAGGTTATTTTTTAGATTTAAAAAATATAAAAACTTCTATTAATCATTTATTAAAAAAAATAAAAGGAAAACCAGAACAAAACATGATTGAGAACTTAATTCTTCGTTCTATGAGTAAAGCTAAATATTCCACAAAAAATATAGGACATTATGGTTTATCTTTCATTTGTTACACTCATTTTACTTCTCCCATAAGAAGATATTCAGATATAATTGCTCATCGTTTATTATATTATTATTTAACAATAAACAAAAAAAGGAATCAAAATGAAAAACAAAAACTTAACACAACAGAATTTTATGAAAAACAAACCCAATATTGTAGCCATAAAGAACGTTTAGCTATAGATATAGAAAGAGAATTTTTAAAATTTTTGCAAGTAAAATATATAAAAAAATTTATAGGGAAAGAATTTTATGGTATTATTACGGGTTTTACTGATTGGAGTGTTTATATTGATTTATTATTGTTTCAAACTGAAGGAATGGTAAAATTACGTGATATTAAAGAGGATTCTTATATTCTAAATTCAAATAATTATAGTATAATTGGAAAAAAAACAAAAAAAATTTATTATTTAGGAGATAAAGTAAAAGTAAAACTTATGGATGTTGATATAGAAAAAAAACAAATTATTCTTGATTGGATCAATCATGCTATGATATAA
- the coaD gene encoding pantetheine-phosphate adenylyltransferase: MNKKIKIAIFPGTFDPITLGHYDIIVRALNLFDKIIIAIGNNFEKKNMFSIEKRKKWIQKTFLKLSQKIEIDSFNGLTISFCIKKKARFLLRGIRNQLDFELEKNIDFVNQKLCNKYFIETVYLFASYDKSYISSCIVRDVIKNGGDYTIFVPSSVRII; the protein is encoded by the coding sequence ATGAATAAAAAAATAAAAATAGCAATATTTCCTGGCACTTTTGATCCTATTACTTTAGGACATTATGATATTATTGTTAGAGCTTTAAATTTATTTGATAAAATTATTATAGCTATTGGAAACAATTTTGAAAAAAAAAATATGTTTTCTATTGAAAAAAGAAAAAAGTGGATCCAAAAAACTTTTTTAAAGTTATCACAAAAAATAGAAATAGATTCATTCAATGGATTAACTATTTCTTTTTGTATAAAAAAAAAAGCTAGATTTTTATTAAGAGGAATCCGAAATCAATTGGATTTTGAATTGGAAAAAAATATTGATTTTGTAAATCAAAAATTATGTAATAAATATTTTATTGAAACAGTTTATCTTTTTGCTTCTTATGATAAATCTTATATCAGTTCTTGTATTGTGAGAGATGTAATAAAAAATGGAGGAGATTATACAATATTTGTACCTTCTAGTGTTAGAATAATATAA
- a CDS encoding PSP1 domain-containing protein codes for MNKSCHDCFLNKCSKKENLLQKKQCYKFNVLDWLSNIQTPFEYQKYDIVEIKFKNDRKEFFLNQEKIFLDQGDIVTVETKSGIGYDIGVVYLTGELVKLQIRNKTVNFKKIYRKSTYKEINIWKSFKKKETKTLFIAKKLAKNLNLFMKISDIEYQGDGKKAVFYYTAENRIDFRKLIKEFALYFRTHIEMRQIGYRQEAAKIGGIGSCGRELCCTTWLKNFKSVTTNSARYQQLSINIKKLTGQCSKLKCCLNYELDAYLDAIKDFPDFNRKIYTEKGIAKCMKIDVFKQKIWFSYIKKPNTWFRIKVKKIKEILEKNRITPPLEELSTINTTIQKTELRFKDISI; via the coding sequence ATGAACAAATCATGTCATGATTGTTTTTTAAATAAATGTTCAAAAAAAGAAAATCTTCTTCAAAAAAAACAATGTTACAAATTTAATGTATTGGATTGGTTATCTAATATTCAAACTCCTTTTGAATATCAAAAATATGATATTGTAGAAATAAAATTTAAAAATGATAGAAAAGAATTTTTTCTTAATCAAGAAAAAATATTCCTTGATCAAGGAGATATTGTGACTGTAGAAACAAAATCCGGTATAGGATATGATATAGGAGTAGTTTATTTAACTGGAGAATTGGTAAAATTACAAATAAGAAATAAGACTGTTAATTTTAAAAAAATATATAGAAAATCAACATATAAAGAAATAAATATTTGGAAATCTTTTAAGAAAAAAGAAACTAAAACTCTTTTCATAGCTAAAAAGCTTGCAAAAAATTTAAATCTATTTATGAAAATTAGTGATATAGAATATCAAGGAGATGGAAAAAAAGCTGTTTTTTATTATACAGCTGAAAATAGAATAGATTTTAGAAAATTAATTAAAGAATTTGCTTTATATTTTCGTACGCATATAGAAATGCGTCAAATAGGATATAGACAAGAAGCAGCAAAAATTGGGGGTATTGGTTCTTGTGGGCGTGAACTTTGTTGTACTACTTGGTTAAAAAATTTTAAAAGTGTAACAACTAATTCAGCAAGATATCAACAACTTTCTATAAATATTAAAAAATTAACCGGACAATGTAGCAAATTAAAATGCTGTCTTAACTATGAATTAGATGCTTATTTAGATGCTATTAAAGATTTTCCAGATTTTAATAGAAAAATTTATACAGAAAAAGGAATTGCTAAATGTATGAAAATTGATGTTTTTAAACAAAAAATATGGTTTTCTTATATTAAAAAGCCCAATACTTGGTTTAGAATAAAAGTAAAAAAAATTAAAGAAATTTTAGAAAAAAATAGAATCACCCCTCCTTTAGAAGAATTATCAACTATTAATACTACTATTCAAAAAACAGAATTAAGGTTTAAAGATATATCTATATAA
- a CDS encoding transglycosylase domain-containing protein → MYKKSTKKIFFFYKLIFYFWFLFFIGIGIVMLIFYAAFKGYLGTLPSTKDIENPAMKVGSEVYDSNGILLGKFFSENRTLVTYKQLPKNLVNALLAKEDIRFKYHSGIDVKSFLRAILSLGKKGGGSTISQQLAKLLFTGPSAKNKLHRIHQKLLEWVMAIELEKRYTKEEIITMYYNKFDFLYNAKGIETAAHTYFNKNVSDLNLGECAILVGMLENPSLYNPRNYPNRTKKQRNLVLYQMKKYNFLNVHIYKKELKKPVKINFKIQKKDFELLTYYGEFLKKEIQEALNEYEEKTGKKLNLYSSGLKIYTSIDAKMQSYAEKAVKIHLSQLQILFNRFQKTNKNAPFLNISPKKTKQILISAMHRTSLYQDLRQKGLKEEEIIKIFKKPQLIKLFTWKGSKKVFMSPWNFIRYQKSIIQAGMLSVEPSTGFIKAWVGGIDFNYFQYDHVAQTQRQVGSVFKPILYAAAINKLHYNPCTKISNEKFHLGKWSPRNSNGKYGGFLTLKDGLAFSVNTISARLISQITPNPVINLAKKMGIESIIPKNPSIALGSADLTLYEMTGAFNTFTNYGFYVKPSILVKIEDENENLIKEHIDFSRKQVFSEEVGYIMLKLMQGVVKYGTAKRLQSYNITGDIAGKTGTTNENSDGWFIGMIPNLTTGVWVGWEDRFSHFESIKLGQGANMALPIWAYYMKSLYKDMNLIYHNKLLFQKPKNYQSYWDYCYEPEPILKEQEEGPFNKEKSEEKSEGESEGESEGENEGESEGEKNSLKKIIYFDGKFSLENKKSL, encoded by the coding sequence GTGTATAAAAAAAGTACAAAAAAAATTTTTTTCTTTTATAAACTTATTTTTTATTTTTGGTTTTTATTTTTTATAGGAATAGGCATTGTTATGCTTATTTTTTATGCAGCTTTCAAAGGTTATTTAGGAACATTACCTAGTACTAAGGATATAGAAAATCCTGCTATGAAAGTAGGATCAGAAGTATATGATTCTAATGGGATATTATTAGGGAAATTTTTTTCCGAAAATAGAACTTTAGTTACTTATAAACAACTTCCAAAAAATCTTGTTAATGCACTTCTTGCAAAAGAAGATATTCGTTTTAAATATCATTCTGGAATTGATGTTAAATCTTTTCTTAGAGCTATTCTTTCTTTAGGAAAAAAAGGAGGAGGTAGTACTATATCACAACAGTTAGCAAAACTTCTTTTTACAGGACCATCTGCAAAAAACAAATTGCATAGAATTCATCAAAAACTTTTAGAATGGGTTATGGCTATTGAGTTAGAAAAACGTTATACAAAGGAAGAAATTATTACTATGTATTATAATAAATTTGATTTTTTGTATAATGCAAAAGGAATAGAAACAGCGGCTCATACTTATTTTAATAAAAATGTATCTGACCTAAATTTAGGAGAATGCGCTATATTAGTAGGAATGCTAGAAAATCCTTCTTTATATAATCCTAGAAATTATCCTAATAGAACAAAAAAACAAAGAAATTTAGTTTTATATCAAATGAAAAAATATAATTTCTTAAATGTACATATATATAAAAAAGAATTAAAAAAACCTGTAAAAATAAATTTTAAAATACAAAAAAAAGATTTTGAATTACTTACTTATTATGGAGAATTTTTAAAAAAAGAAATTCAAGAAGCTTTAAATGAATATGAAGAAAAAACTGGAAAAAAACTTAATCTTTATTCTAGTGGATTAAAAATATATACATCAATTGATGCTAAAATGCAAAGTTATGCAGAAAAAGCCGTAAAAATACATCTTAGTCAGTTACAAATTTTATTTAATCGTTTTCAGAAAACGAATAAAAATGCTCCATTTTTAAATATTTCTCCAAAAAAAACAAAACAAATCCTCATATCTGCAATGCACAGAACCTCTCTTTACCAAGATTTAAGACAAAAAGGATTAAAAGAAGAAGAAATCATAAAAATATTTAAGAAACCACAACTGATCAAATTGTTTACTTGGAAGGGATCTAAAAAAGTATTTATGTCTCCATGGAATTTTATTCGTTATCAAAAAAGTATTATACAAGCAGGAATGTTATCAGTAGAACCATCTACTGGATTTATTAAAGCATGGGTAGGAGGAATAGATTTTAACTATTTTCAATATGATCATGTAGCACAAACACAACGTCAAGTTGGTTCTGTTTTTAAACCTATTTTATATGCTGCAGCTATTAATAAATTGCATTATAATCCTTGTACAAAAATTTCAAATGAAAAATTTCATTTGGGAAAATGGAGTCCCAGAAATTCTAATGGAAAATACGGAGGATTTCTTACTTTAAAAGATGGATTAGCTTTTTCTGTAAATACTATTTCAGCTCGTTTAATATCACAGATTACACCAAATCCAGTAATTAATTTAGCAAAAAAAATGGGTATAGAATCGATAATTCCTAAAAACCCATCTATTGCACTTGGTTCGGCTGATTTGACTTTATATGAAATGACAGGAGCGTTTAATACATTTACCAATTATGGTTTTTACGTTAAACCCTCTATTTTAGTTAAGATAGAAGATGAAAATGAAAATTTAATTAAAGAACATATAGATTTTAGTAGAAAACAAGTTTTTAGTGAAGAAGTAGGATATATTATGTTAAAATTAATGCAAGGAGTAGTTAAATATGGAACAGCAAAAAGATTACAATCTTATAATATTACAGGAGATATAGCTGGAAAAACAGGAACAACTAATGAAAATTCAGATGGATGGTTTATAGGCATGATTCCTAATCTAACTACCGGAGTTTGGGTAGGTTGGGAAGACCGATTTTCTCATTTTGAAAGCATAAAATTAGGACAAGGAGCAAATATGGCTTTACCTATATGGGCTTATTATATGAAAAGCTTGTATAAAGATATGAATTTAATTTATCATAATAAATTATTATTCCAAAAACCTAAAAATTATCAATCTTATTGGGATTATTGTTATGAACCTGAACCTATTCTTAAAGAACAAGAAGAGGGTCCTTTTAATAAAGAAAAAAGTGAAGAAAAAAGTGAAGGAGAAAGTGAAGGAGAAAGTGAAGGAGAAAATGAAGGAGAAAGTGAAGGAGAAAAAAATTCTTTAAAAAAAATTATATATTTTGATGGAAAATTCAGTTTAGAAAATAAAAAAAGTTTATGA
- a CDS encoding NAD(P)-dependent oxidoreductase, which yields MIKKILILDKNHPFIIYKLKKKGFICDENYNDSANQINLSLYDGIILRNRLKINKEFIEKAINLKFIARIGSGTENIDKNYAIKKGITLISSPEGNKDAVAEHAIGMLLCIMNNIIRSHQQIVTGKWSREINRGIEIMGKTIGIIGYGNTGKAFAKKLSGFNPKIICYDILPRVGDFYAKQVNMSTIFKKSDVISLHVPYTKKTKGMINYNFIKKFNKPFYLINTSRGGCLVTSHLVEALKNGKINGACLDVLEYEDFFFKNIDLNQNFRKIFFYLIHSNKVIFTPHIAGWTKESKSKMDNKIVEKIIFLSQKLNKIKL from the coding sequence ATGATAAAAAAAATTTTAATTTTGGATAAAAACCATCCTTTTATTATATATAAGTTAAAAAAAAAAGGATTTATTTGTGATGAAAATTATAATGATTCAGCAAATCAAATTAATTTATCTTTGTATGACGGCATTATTTTAAGAAATAGATTAAAAATAAATAAAGAATTTATTGAAAAAGCTATAAATTTAAAATTTATAGCTCGTATTGGATCTGGAACAGAAAATATAGATAAAAATTATGCTATAAAAAAAGGAATTACTTTAATTTCTTCTCCAGAAGGAAATAAAGACGCAGTAGCAGAACATGCTATAGGAATGCTTTTATGTATAATGAATAATATTATTCGTTCACATCAACAAATTGTTACAGGAAAATGGAGTAGAGAAATTAATAGAGGTATAGAAATTATGGGAAAAACAATAGGTATTATTGGATATGGAAATACAGGAAAAGCTTTTGCAAAAAAATTATCAGGATTTAATCCTAAAATAATATGTTATGATATCTTACCTAGAGTAGGAGATTTTTATGCAAAACAAGTAAATATGTCTACAATTTTTAAAAAATCAGATGTAATAAGTTTACATGTTCCCTATACAAAAAAAACAAAGGGAATGATAAATTATAATTTTATAAAAAAATTTAACAAACCTTTTTATTTAATAAATACTTCTCGTGGAGGGTGTTTAGTTACAAGTCATTTAGTAGAAGCATTAAAAAATGGAAAAATAAATGGAGCATGCCTAGATGTATTGGAATATGAAGATTTTTTTTTCAAAAATATTGATTTAAATCAAAATTTTCGTAAAATTTTTTTTTATCTTATTCATTCTAATAAAGTAATATTTACACCTCATATTGCAGGATGGACTAAAGAATCGAAATCAAAAATGGATAATAAAATTGTGGAAAAAATTATTTTTTTAAGTCAAAAATTAAATAAAATAAAATTATAG